From Equus quagga isolate Etosha38 chromosome 3, UCLA_HA_Equagga_1.0, whole genome shotgun sequence, one genomic window encodes:
- the MSANTD1 gene encoding myb/SANT-like DNA-binding domain-containing protein 1 yields MQLCQGASSMAAAEVPGYLVSPQTEKHRRARNWTDAEMRGLMLVWEEFFDELKQTKRNAKVYEKMASKLLEMTGERRLGEEIKIKITNMTFQYRKLKCMTDSESVPPDWPYYLAIDRILAKVPESCDGKLPDSQQPGPSTSQTEASLSPSAKSTPLYLPYNQCSYEGRFQDDRSDSSSSLLSLKFRSDERPVKKRKVQSSHFQKKKLRLLEAMLEEQRKLSRAMEETCREVRRVLDQQNILQVQSLQLQERMMSLLEKIIAKSNV; encoded by the exons ATGCAGCTGTGCCAAG GTGCCTCCAGCATGGCAGCGGCCGAAGTGCCCGGCTACCTTGTGTCTCCTCAGACGGAGAAGCACCGGCGGGCCCGCAACTGGACCGACGCTGAGATGCGCGGCCTCATGCTCGTCTGGGAGGAGTTCTTCGACGAGCTGAAGCAGACCAAGCGCAACGCCAAGGTGTACGAGAAGATGGCCAGCAAGCTGCTCGAGATGACCGGCGAGCGCCGGCTGGGCGAGGAGATCAAGATCAAGATCACCAACATGACCTTCCAGTACAG GAAATTAAAATGCATGACAGATAGCGAGTCTGTCCCGCCAGACTGGCCCTATTACCTAGCCATTGATAGGATTCTGGCCAAGGTCCCCGAGTCCTGTGATGGCAAACTGCCGGACAGCCAGCAGCCGGGGCCCTCCACGTCCCAGACCGAGGCATCCCTGTCGCCGTCTGCTAAGTCCACCCCTCTGTACTTACCGTATAACCAGTGCTCCTACGAAGGCCGCTTCCAGGACGATCGCTCCGACAGCTCCTCCAGCTTACTGTCCCTTAAGTTCAG GTCGGACGAGCGGCCCGTGAAGAAGCGCAAGGTACAGAGCAGCCACTTCCAGAAGAAGAAGCTGCGACTGCTGGAGGCCATGCTGGAGGAGCAGCGCAAGCTGAGCCGCGCCATGGAGGAGACGTGCCGCGAGGTGCGCCGCGTGCTGGACCAGCAGAACATCCTGCAGGTGCAGAGCCTGCAGCTGCAGGAGCGCATGATGAGCCTGCTCGAGAAGATCATCGCCAAGTCCAATGTCTAG